A window from Verrucomicrobiota bacterium encodes these proteins:
- a CDS encoding deoxyribonuclease IV, which translates to MLLGAHMSIAGGLHKALERGKSVGCDIVQIFVKSSNQWKAKPLTDEDIRLFSDAKKATGISIVVGHTSYLINVASPDPLTYRKSLEALRLELERAEALGIPFLVLHPGSHMGEGEQAGLNTIAESLDKVHAGLPGLRVKIALEITAGQGTNLGFRFEHLAQIIGSVREPERLAVCFDTCHAFAAGYDIRTKKAYTATMQQFDEILGLDRLAVIHLNDAKKELASRIDRHEHIGKGHIGLDGFRWLLNDKRLQKIPMSLETHKGKDLKEDIENLATLRSLIKRR; encoded by the coding sequence ATGCTACTCGGCGCGCACATGTCGATCGCGGGCGGTCTGCACAAGGCGCTCGAGCGCGGGAAATCCGTCGGCTGCGACATCGTCCAGATCTTCGTGAAGAGCTCGAACCAGTGGAAGGCCAAGCCGCTCACCGACGAGGACATTCGCCTGTTCAGCGACGCGAAGAAAGCGACAGGGATCTCCATCGTCGTCGGCCATACGAGCTACTTGATCAACGTCGCCTCGCCCGACCCGCTCACGTACAGGAAGTCGCTCGAAGCGCTCCGCCTCGAGCTCGAGCGCGCCGAGGCCCTCGGCATCCCCTTCCTCGTCCTGCATCCCGGCTCGCACATGGGCGAGGGCGAGCAGGCGGGCCTGAACACGATCGCCGAATCGCTCGACAAGGTCCACGCCGGCCTGCCCGGCCTGCGGGTGAAGATCGCCCTCGAGATCACCGCCGGCCAGGGCACCAACCTCGGCTTCCGCTTCGAGCACCTTGCACAGATCATCGGCTCGGTCAGAGAACCCGAGCGCCTCGCCGTCTGCTTCGATACCTGCCACGCCTTCGCCGCCGGCTACGACATCCGCACCAAGAAGGCCTACACGGCCACCATGCAGCAGTTCGACGAGATCCTCGGCCTCGACCGTCTCGCCGTCATCCACCTCAACGACGCCAAGAAAGAGCTCGCCAGCCGCATCGATCGCCACGAGCACATCGGCAAAGGCCACATCGGCCTCGACGGCTTCCGCTGGCTGCTCAACGACAAACGCCTTCAGAAGATCCCCATGTCACTCGAGACCCATAAAGGCAAAGACCTCAAGGAAGACATCGAGAACCTCGCCACCCTTCGAAGCCTCATCAAGCGCAGGTAG